The Deinococcus hopiensis KR-140 sequence TGCCCGCGCTGGGATCGTTGGCGAGGCGGGCGAATTCCTTGGGGTCCACCGCGCGCGACACGCCGGTGTCGTAGGAGATGATGCGGCGGCGGTAGAGGTTGGCCATGTAGGCGTCCATCGTAACCATGCCCTCGCGCGCGCCGGTCTGCATGGTGGACACGATCTGGAAAGTCTTGCCCTCGCGGATCAGCGCCCTCACGGCGGGGTTGGCGATCAGGAGTTCGTAGGCCAGCACGCGCCCAGGGCCGTCGGCACGCGGGAGGAGCTGCTGGGTCATCACGGCGACGAGGTTGTTGGCGAGCTGCACGCGAATCTGTTCCTGCTGCTCTTCAGGAAACACGTCCACGATGCGGTCGATGGATTCGGGAGCCGAGTTGGTGTGCAGGGTACCCATCACGAGGTGCCCCGTCTCAGCCGCAGTGACGGCGGCCTTGATGGTCTCGTAGTCACGCATCTCGCCCACCAGGATCACGTCGGGGGCCTGACGCAGCACGGCGCGCAGGGCGTCGCTGAACGTCATTGTGTCCGCGCCGATCTCGCGCTGGTTGATGATGCTTTCCTTGTGCACGTGCATGAACTCTATGGGGTCTTCGATGGTCACGATGTGCAACTTGCGGTTGGCGTTGATGTAATCGATCATCGCGGCCAGCGTGGTGCTCTTGCCCGAACCCGTTGGGCCGGTCACCAGCACCAGGCCGCGCGGCGAGTTGGCAATGTCGATGACCTGCTGCGGCAGGCCCATCTCCTGCGCGCTCTTGATCTGCGTGGGGATCAGACGCATCACTCCGCCCACATAGCCGCGCTGCATAAAGGTGTTCACGCGGAAGCGGGCCTTCTCACCAAGGGCGAAGGAAAAGTCGAGTTCACGCTTTTCCTCGAAAATGCGCTGCTGGCGCTCGTTCATCATGGAGTACATCAGCTTGCGCGTCTCGGTCCCGGTCAGGGGCGGTGAACCGGCCGTCTCGTACACGCCGTGCAGCTTGAACTGCGGCGGCAGCCCCACGGTGAGAATCACGTCGGACGCGCCCTTCTCGGCGGCGTAACGCAGGATGTCGGTGATGTCGGGGCCGGGCTGGGTCATGGGGGTCCTCCGGGGAAAGGTGGGGCGAAGACGTGAACGGGGAGCGGGCAGGAAACGGGGCAGGTGAGGGAAGCGAATTTCATTGTGCCTCCCCAACCCTTAACTGCTCGTCACAGCCAGCACTTCCTCCAGGGTGGTGATCCCCGTGAGCGCCTTTTCGATGCCGTCCTGGCGCAGGCTCCGCATGTTGCTTTCCCCGATGGCCACGTCGCGCAAATCGGCGGCCGTCTTGCCGGCCCCGATGGCGCGCCGCAGCGGCTCGTCGATCACCATCAGCTCGTGGATGCCCATACGGCCCTTGTAGCCGGTACCGCCGCAGCGGGCGCAGCCCGAGCCGCGCATCAGCGTCGCGCCGCGCACCTCGGCTTCATTGACGCCCAGGCGCCGCAGCACCTCGGGGTCGGCGTTGGTGGGCTGCTTGCACTCGGTGCACACCCGGCGCACCAACCGCTGGGCCAAGACGCCCGCCACCGAGGCCGCGATGTTGAAGTGCTCCACGCCCATCTCCTCCAGACGGGTGATCGCGCCGGGGGCGTCGTTGGTGTGCAGCGTCGCCAGCACCAGGTGACCGGTCAGCGCCGCCTCGGTGGCGATCTTGGCCGTCTCGGCGTCGCGAATCTCGCCCACGAAGATAATGTCGGGGTCCTGCCGCAGAAAGGCGCGCAGCGCGCGGGCGAAGGTCATGCCCGCCGCCATGTTCACCTGCGACTGGACGATGCCCGGGATCTCGTATTCGATGGGGTCTTCGATGGTCGAGGTGTTCTTTTCCGGCTTGGCAATGCGCTTCAAGGTCGAAAAGCTGGTAAAGGACTTGCCCGAACCCGTGGGCCCGGTCACCAGAAAGATGCCGTTGGGCCGGTCGATCACGTCCAGGTAGCGCTGGAAGTTGTGGCCCGAGAAGCCGAGCTGCTCGACTTCGGGAATGTTCTCGGCCTTTTGCAGGAGGCGCATCACGGCTTTTTCTCCGTACACCGTGGGCAGCGTGCTCAGGCGCAGGTCCATATCGATGCTGCCCTTGCGAAAGCGCACGCGGCCGTCCTGGGGAATACGCCGCTCGGCGATGTCGAGGTTGCCCATGATCTTGATGCGCGCCAAGACGCTCTGGGCGCTGCCCTTGGGCAACTCGGGCTGCTCGCGCAGCGCACCGTCCACCCGGTAACGCACCCGCAAGGAGGTCTGGGTGGGCTCAATGTGGATGTCGGACGCTTCTTGCAGCGCGGCCTCGCGGATCAGGTTGTCCACCACGCGCACCACGGCGTTGTCGTCGAGCCCCGCGGAGAGGTCGATCTCGGCTTCCTTTTGCGCCTCACGGCTCTTGCTCTCGGCCACCAAGCGCTGGTTGAGGTTCGCCATGTCCTTGCTGCCGAAATAACGCTCGATCAGGCGCACGATGTCCTTTTCGGACATCACGGCCGGAACGATGTCGCGCCCGGTCAGCAGCTTGAGGTCGTCGAGCGCGAACACGTTGCGCGGGTCTTTCATCGCAACCACGAGCGAACTGCCCTGCATCCGCACCGGCACGACCACGTAACGCCGTGCCGTCGCCTCCGGAATCAGCAGGGCCACCTGGGCGTCAGGCGGGTTCTGGACGGGATCGAGGTACTCGTAGCCCAGCTGCGTGGCGAGCGACCGCGCCAGCATCTCCTGGC is a genomic window containing:
- a CDS encoding type IV pilus twitching motility protein PilT, encoding MTQPGPDITDILRYAAEKGASDVILTVGLPPQFKLHGVYETAGSPPLTGTETRKLMYSMMNERQQRIFEEKRELDFSFALGEKARFRVNTFMQRGYVGGVMRLIPTQIKSAQEMGLPQQVIDIANSPRGLVLVTGPTGSGKSTTLAAMIDYINANRKLHIVTIEDPIEFMHVHKESIINQREIGADTMTFSDALRAVLRQAPDVILVGEMRDYETIKAAVTAAETGHLVMGTLHTNSAPESIDRIVDVFPEEQQEQIRVQLANNLVAVMTQQLLPRADGPGRVLAYELLIANPAVRALIREGKTFQIVSTMQTGAREGMVTMDAYMANLYRRRIISYDTGVSRAVDPKEFARLANDPSAGTGGASYTAPAAAPAQPQANYGAGGRDGTGRAAPATGSTPPLGRR
- a CDS encoding type II/IV secretion system protein; translation: MALSIGDRRLGAILLEQGYVSDTDLQKALVRHAEVGGRLADILIDSGQVAEKRIARAIEESLGIPLVNLLVVIPEAQALAAVRAQTAMQMQAFPFALENGTLRVALVDPLSNAAIEALEDDSGLEIEPYQALREHVQWSLATYYPELGLTPVTPAEASEDRRGFSSFGQIVLGKGLLTEAQLQEAVEAQQQSGEGLEAVLVARGLLTEDQLYEVLAEQAGVPYLSVPGSVHPGEDVLGSMLRADALRLSAVPLEETPQGLSVAASDPRRREDIEALVGQPVNLVLAKPRDVEALIERYYPQRVRLGEQMVQQGTLTRAQLREALQVQARGGKVKPLGEVIVELGFSTVDEIDTALRKQNTGGGRLEDTLVQSGKLSQEMLARSLATQLGYEYLDPVQNPPDAQVALLIPEATARRYVVVPVRMQGSSLVVAMKDPRNVFALDDLKLLTGRDIVPAVMSEKDIVRLIERYFGSKDMANLNQRLVAESKSREAQKEAEIDLSAGLDDNAVVRVVDNLIREAALQEASDIHIEPTQTSLRVRYRVDGALREQPELPKGSAQSVLARIKIMGNLDIAERRIPQDGRVRFRKGSIDMDLRLSTLPTVYGEKAVMRLLQKAENIPEVEQLGFSGHNFQRYLDVIDRPNGIFLVTGPTGSGKSFTSFSTLKRIAKPEKNTSTIEDPIEYEIPGIVQSQVNMAAGMTFARALRAFLRQDPDIIFVGEIRDAETAKIATEAALTGHLVLATLHTNDAPGAITRLEEMGVEHFNIAASVAGVLAQRLVRRVCTECKQPTNADPEVLRRLGVNEAEVRGATLMRGSGCARCGGTGYKGRMGIHELMVIDEPLRRAIGAGKTAADLRDVAIGESNMRSLRQDGIEKALTGITTLEEVLAVTSS